CCGCCATGGAGCTCATGGGTACCTGGGAGCTCGCCACGATCAGCAGCGAGAACCCCACCTTTGCCAAGGATATGGGCTTCTTCGCCTTTCCCACTGTGCCGGGCGGCAAGGGCAACGCGGGCAACGTACTGGGCACGGTCGGCGACAACTTCTACAGCGTCGCCAAGTCCTGCAAGACCCCCGAGCTCGCCTTCAAGCTGCTCAAGGCGATTACCGACACCCAGGCCGAGCAGGACCGCCTCGCCGACCGCCGCTTGCCGCCCGTCAAGGGACTGAAGGTCACAGACCCGCTGCTCTCGCAGGTTTCGGCCTTCGTGGCCAAGGCCCCCAGCGTGCAGCTCTGGTACGACCAGGACCTCGCCCCGCAACTGGGCGAACTCCACAAGGACACCAGTCAGGCGCTGCTGGGCCTGAGCATCACGCCGCAGGCCGCCGCCGACCAGATGGAGGCCCTCGCCAAAAAACTGGCCGCCGGCAAGTAGGCCGGGCCCCGCATGAACGGGGTGAGCATGGGAGCCACGTGGCCTAGTCGCTCCCGCCCCTGGGCGGCGCAGTCCTGCCTGGAACCCCTGCCCCGGCCCGGCCCGCAAAGGAGGGAAACCCCTTGAGTCTGACTGCCAAACCCGTCGCCGCCGCGCCGTCCCAGGCCCGGCGTGCCCGGCGTCCCCGACAGGACTGGATCGCCGTGGCCTTTCTGGCCCCCGCCGTCCTGATTCTGGCCGTCTTCCTGATCTACCCACTGATCGCCAACTTCCGGCTGTCGTTCGTGGACTGGAACGGCCTGGGCAACACCGCCCGCAATGTGGGCTGGAACAACTGGCTGGAGCTGAGCCGCGACGCGGTGTTCGTCAGGGCGCTCGGCAACAATGCGCTGCTGGCCGTCCTCTCGATCCTGATCCAGTTGCCCCTCGGTCTGCTGCTGGCTGTAGCCCTGGGGCGCGCCTCACGCGGGTCGGCGTTCCTGCGGATCGTGTACGTCGTGCCGCTGCTGATGTCCAGCGTCGCCATCGGCACGGTCTTCCGCAACCTGTACGACCCCAACTTCGGGGCCATCAACGTGGGACTGCGTGCTCTGCACCTGGACGCCCTGGCGCAGGACTGGCTGGGCGACCCGCGCTTCGCGCTGCTGTCGGTCATCGCCGTGATCTGCTGGCAGAGCATTCCCTTCTACATGCTGCTGTTCATGGCGGGGCTGTCGAGCATGCCCGCCGAACTGAGCGAGGCCGCCACCCTCGACGGCGCGTCGCCCCGGGTCGTCTTCTGGCGCATCACCCTGCCGTTCTTGCAAGGCACCATCCGCTCGGCGGCGGTGCTGTCCCTGATCGGTGCGCTGCGGTACTTCGATCTGGTGTACGTGATGACCGGCGGCGGCCCCACCAACGCCTCCGAACTCATGGCGACCTACATGTACCGCACGGTATTCAGCGGCTTCAACATCGGCTACGGCGCGGCCATTTCCAGCGCCATGTTCCTGATCGTGGTGGTCGTGGCCGGGCTGGCCCTGCGCCTGACCCGCCGCTACCAGACGGAGGTCTGACATGACTTCGGCTCCCCTGCCCCCCCCGGCCACCCGCCGCCCCGGCCCGTCCCGGCTACGCGCCCTGCCCGCCACGCTGCTCAAGGGGTTATGGCTGCTGCTCACCGCCCTGCCCTTCGTGTTCATGGTCATGCTCAGCCTCAAGAGTCGCGAGGAGTCGTACAGCACCTCGATGTGGACGCCGCCCCGCCAGGCCGACTGGAGCCACTACGCCGACGTGCTGCGCGGCCCCTTTCTGAGCTATGTCTGGAACAGCCTGTTCGTGGTGTCGGTGTCGGTCGCCCTGACCCTGCTCCTGAGCAGCCTGGCGGCCTTCGCGCTGGCCCGGCTGAATTTCCGGTTCAACGGGCCGGTCTTCGGGGTGATCGTGGCCGCGTTGATCGTGCCGGTGCACGTCACCCTCATTCCGATCTATCTGCTGACCCGTGCCGCGCACCTGTACGACACGTCCTTTGCCCTGATCGGGCCGTATGTGGCCTTCAGCCTGCCGGTCTCGATCTTCCTGCTCACGGAGTTCATGCGCCAGATCCCGCGTGAGCTAAGCGAGGCCGCCCAGATCGACGGCTGCGGCCCCTTCACCACCTACGCCCGCATCTTCTTGCCGCTCAGCCGGCCCGGACTGGTCACGGTGGGCATCTACACCGGCATCAACCTCTGGAACGAGTTCATCTTCGCGTATGTGCTCACCAGCACGCCCAGTCACCGCACGCTACCCCTGGCGATCTTCGACTTTCAGGGCCAGTACAGCTCGGATATTCCGGCGGTGCTGGCGGTGGTTACCCTGACTGCGCTGCCCCTCATCGTCGTGTACATCTTCGCGCAGGAAAAGCTGGTCAGCGGGCTGATGGCCGGGGCCATCAAGGGCTGAGGCCCACGTCCTCTCTCGCACATCTGGAGTCGCCATGTTACAGGTCAAGAACGGAAAAATCGTCGACGAGCACGGCCAGCGCGTGCAGTGGCGCGGCACCTGCACCGGGGGCTGGCTGCACCTGGAAAATTTCATCAACGGGTATCCGGGGGCCGAACACGCCGTCAAGCGAGCAATGCGCGAGTCGCTGGGGGCACACAAGGCCGACCTGATCTTCTCTCAGATGCGGGACCATTTCGTGACCGACGCCGATTTCGCGTTCCTGAAATCGCTTGGCTCGACTGCCGTGCGCCTGCCCATGAACTACCGCACCTTCGAGGACGACGCCCGGCCCTTCGAGCTGATCGAAGAGGGATTCGCGCAACTGGAACGCGCCGTCGAGATGTGTGCCCGGCACGGCCTGTACGCCATTCTGGACCTGCACGCCGTTCAGGGCTGGCAGAACACCGACTGGCACAGCGACAATGCCAGCCGCAATACCCTGTTCTGGCAGCACCCCCACTTTCAGGACCGCTTCGTACATCTGTGGACCGAACTGGCGCGGCGTTTCCGGGGCAATTCGGCGGTGGCGGCCTACAACATCATGAACGAGCCGGTCACCAACGCCCCTGACGGCCGCTTCGGCAGCAACGCCTACACGCCCGACTGGGAGGTCATCAACCGCGTCTACCACCGCACGGTGGCGGCCATCCGCGAGGTGGACCCGGACCACATCATCGTGCTGGAGGGCGACCTGTTCTCGACCCGTTTCGACGGCCTGGACGCGCCCTTTGCCGAGAATCTGGTGTACTCCAGCCACAACTACTCGGCGGCGGGCTTCGGCCCCGGCGTGTATCCCGGCCCCTTCCAGGGCTTCGAGGGATCGTTCGCCGGGCAGGTCACCCTCCAGCACTGGGACATAGATTTGCAACGCGAGATCTTTGCGGCGCAGGAGGGCACCCGCTTTGCCCAGAAACATGGCGTGCCGCTGTGGATCGGTGAGTTCGGCTCGGTGTACAACGGCCCCGGCGACGACCTCGCCAGCCGTGTGCGGGCGATAGACGACCAGATCGCCGTGTTCGAGGAATTCGGCGCGCACTGGACCACCTGGACCTACAAGGACGTGGGCGTGATGGGCCTCGTGACCCTGGACCCGCACTCGCCCTACCGCCGGCTCGCGGCCCCGGTGCTGGACCTCAAGGCACAGCTCGACACCGATTTCTGGATGGGCTGGCTGCCCACCACCCCCGCCAAGGCCAAACTCTCGGAGCTCGCGGGCCTGATCGAAGACGCCATCGGCGACCCCGAGATCGAGCCGGGGGCCAACCGCCGCTTTCTGGGGCAGGCTACCTTCGACCAGTATGTGGGCCACCTGCTCATCAAGCCGTATGTGGCGCTGTTCAACAACCTCAGCGATGACGAAATCCGCACGGTAATGGCGTCGTTCGACTTCAGGGCCTGCGTGGTCAACACGGGGCTGGCCGAGGTGCTGAGCAGACACATGAAGCCGGCCGAGCATGCCGGAGCAGCCCAGGCCAGAGAGACCCTGTTGACCTGAGCGCGGGCACGGAAGAAGGCCGTCGCCTCTGCTCTGGCGACGGCCTTCTTCCGTGTGCGGTGACCCTACGCGGTCCGGAGCGCCTGGGGCAGCTTCCCGGCAATGATCATCTCCAGCGCCTCGTCAGGAGTGATGTCCTCCTTGGGGGCCGTGCCCACCACGCGGCCGTTTTTCATGACCGTCAGGCGGTCGGCCAGATCAAACACGTCGTGCAGGTCGTGGCTGATCAGGAAGATACCCACGCCCTCGCGCTTGAGGCTCAGGATCAAGTCATTGACCTGCGCGGTTTCCTGTGGGCCCAGCGCTGCCGTCGGCTCGTCCATGATCAGGATACGGGCCTGAAAATACACCGCGCGGCTGATGGCGATGCTCTGGCGCTGGCCCCCCGAAAACCCCGACACCGGCTGGCCCAGGTTGCGCACGCTGACCACCCCCAGGCGGTCGAGCAGCTTGCGGGCCTCGAGTTCCATGGTGTCCTCGTCCAGCCGCCCGCCGCGCATGAGTTCGCGGCCCAGAAAGATGTTGGCGGGCACGTCGAGGTTGTCGGCCAGCGCCAGATTCTGGTAGATGGTCTCGATGCCCTGGCGCTGCGCGTCGCGCGGGCTGCCCAGCGTGACGGGCCGGCCGTCGATCAGGATTTCGCCGCCGTCGGCCGCGTAGGCCCCCGACAGGATCTTGATGAGGGTGGACTTGCCCGCGCCGTTGTGGCCCAGCAGCCCCACCACCTCGCCTGGGTAGAGGGTGACGTTCACGTCGTCGAGGGCCTGCACACCCCCGAAGTGCTTGGAGATATGGCGCGTTTCTATCAGCGGGGTCTGGGCGGTGGGGGCCACAGAGTTCGGGGCCGCGGGAGTCTGGTTCTGGGGGTGCTGTATCTGGGGGTGCTGGGTCATGGGGTCTGGTGCCTCCTTCGTTAGCGCCCGCTGCGGCGGCGGTGCCAGGTATCCAGGGTCACGGCCAGCACAAGCACCAGCCCCTGCATGATGTTCTGGGTGGCGCTCGACAGGTCGAGCAGCAGCATTCCGTTGATGAGGCTGGCCATGAACAGCGCCCCCAGGAACGCGCCCGGAATACTGCCGGTCCCGCCGCTGAGGCTGGTGCCCCCGATCACGGCGGCGGCAATCACGCTCAGTTCGGCCAGCGTGCCGGTCGAGTTGGTCCCCGCGTTCAGGCGCGCGGTCTGGATGGCGCCGGCCAGGGCGGCCAGCAGGCCCATCAGCGCGAACACCATGACGGTCAGGCGGGCGGTGTTGATCCCGGCCAGGCGCGCCGCCTCGGGGTTGCCGCCGTAGGCGAACACGTAGCGGCCAAAGCGCGTGGCGCGCACCACCCACATCATCACGCCGGTCACGGCCAGCATGAGCAGCACCGGCACCGGCATTCCGCGCGGCAGTCCGGTGCGCGGGTCGGCGTAGCCCACCATGACCAGAATGAACCCGGCGATGAGCAGCACGGTCACGGCAGTCACGAGCACCTGCACCGCCAGACTGCGCTGCGGCAGGCCGTTGCGGGCGCGCCGCAGGTAGTTGCGCACGTCCCCCTGCACGACCCAGGCGATCAGGGCGAGGCCCACCGCCCAGCTCCAGCCGCTGCCGATCGAGCCGCCCAGCCCGCCGCCGAACACCTGAAAGCCGTCCGAGAGCGGCGCGACCGTTTGCCCAGAGGTGAGCACCCAGGCGAAGCCGCGCCAAATCAGCAGGCCGCCCAGCGTGACGATAAAGGCGGGCACGCCCAGGTAGGCCACCCAGGCGCCCTGCACGGCCCCGATGGCCCCGCCCACCAGCAGCCCGGCCAGCAGCGTGACCCAGCCGCTCCAGGGCACGTCGGGCAGCAGCCGGGCATTCACGACCGCCATCACCATCCCCGAAACGCCCAGGATGGACCCGACCGACAGGTCGATCTGGCGCATGACGATCACCATGACCATGCCGCCCACCATGACCCCCACCGAGGCGGTCTGCACCGACAGGTTCCAGAGGTTGCGGGAGGTCAGGAACGTGCCGCCCGTGAGCAGATGAAAGGTGGCCCAGATCACGACGATGGCGACCAGCAACGAGGCCAGGCGGCCGTCGAGATGCAGGCGTTCGAGCAGGCCACCGGACGCGGAGCGGCGCGCGAGCACAGCGCGGTTTTGCATGGAGGTTCTCCCTGAGGGTGGCCGGAAGACGCGCGGGGTCGGCTCGGCTCGCCGCCGTCTTCCGAAGAGGTGGGGGTGGGCGACAGGCGCGCGGCAGGACGCGCCGCAGCTCCGCCAACGCACAGGCGCAGAGCTGCGGCGCAGACCGACTACCCCGGCCGGGGATTTCCCAGCCGGGCCGCGCTCCTCAGCGGCAGGCGGCGGGCGCGGACGCTCCGCTGACG
This genomic stretch from Deinococcus sp. Leaf326 harbors:
- a CDS encoding ATP-binding cassette domain-containing protein: MTQHPQIQHPQNQTPAAPNSVAPTAQTPLIETRHISKHFGGVQALDDVNVTLYPGEVVGLLGHNGAGKSTLIKILSGAYAADGGEILIDGRPVTLGSPRDAQRQGIETIYQNLALADNLDVPANIFLGRELMRGGRLDEDTMELEARKLLDRLGVVSVRNLGQPVSGFSGGQRQSIAISRAVYFQARILIMDEPTAALGPQETAQVNDLILSLKREGVGIFLISHDLHDVFDLADRLTVMKNGRVVGTAPKEDITPDEALEMIIAGKLPQALRTA
- a CDS encoding carbohydrate ABC transporter permease, translating into MTSAPLPPPATRRPGPSRLRALPATLLKGLWLLLTALPFVFMVMLSLKSREESYSTSMWTPPRQADWSHYADVLRGPFLSYVWNSLFVVSVSVALTLLLSSLAAFALARLNFRFNGPVFGVIVAALIVPVHVTLIPIYLLTRAAHLYDTSFALIGPYVAFSLPVSIFLLTEFMRQIPRELSEAAQIDGCGPFTTYARIFLPLSRPGLVTVGIYTGINLWNEFIFAYVLTSTPSHRTLPLAIFDFQGQYSSDIPAVLAVVTLTALPLIVVYIFAQEKLVSGLMAGAIKG
- a CDS encoding glycoside hydrolase family 5 protein, with amino-acid sequence MLQVKNGKIVDEHGQRVQWRGTCTGGWLHLENFINGYPGAEHAVKRAMRESLGAHKADLIFSQMRDHFVTDADFAFLKSLGSTAVRLPMNYRTFEDDARPFELIEEGFAQLERAVEMCARHGLYAILDLHAVQGWQNTDWHSDNASRNTLFWQHPHFQDRFVHLWTELARRFRGNSAVAAYNIMNEPVTNAPDGRFGSNAYTPDWEVINRVYHRTVAAIREVDPDHIIVLEGDLFSTRFDGLDAPFAENLVYSSHNYSAAGFGPGVYPGPFQGFEGSFAGQVTLQHWDIDLQREIFAAQEGTRFAQKHGVPLWIGEFGSVYNGPGDDLASRVRAIDDQIAVFEEFGAHWTTWTYKDVGVMGLVTLDPHSPYRRLAAPVLDLKAQLDTDFWMGWLPTTPAKAKLSELAGLIEDAIGDPEIEPGANRRFLGQATFDQYVGHLLIKPYVALFNNLSDDEIRTVMASFDFRACVVNTGLAEVLSRHMKPAEHAGAAQARETLLT
- a CDS encoding sugar ABC transporter permease: MQNRAVLARRSASGGLLERLHLDGRLASLLVAIVVIWATFHLLTGGTFLTSRNLWNLSVQTASVGVMVGGMVMVIVMRQIDLSVGSILGVSGMVMAVVNARLLPDVPWSGWVTLLAGLLVGGAIGAVQGAWVAYLGVPAFIVTLGGLLIWRGFAWVLTSGQTVAPLSDGFQVFGGGLGGSIGSGWSWAVGLALIAWVVQGDVRNYLRRARNGLPQRSLAVQVLVTAVTVLLIAGFILVMVGYADPRTGLPRGMPVPVLLMLAVTGVMMWVVRATRFGRYVFAYGGNPEAARLAGINTARLTVMVFALMGLLAALAGAIQTARLNAGTNSTGTLAELSVIAAAVIGGTSLSGGTGSIPGAFLGALFMASLINGMLLLDLSSATQNIMQGLVLVLAVTLDTWHRRRSGR
- a CDS encoding carbohydrate ABC transporter permease, with protein sequence MSLTAKPVAAAPSQARRARRPRQDWIAVAFLAPAVLILAVFLIYPLIANFRLSFVDWNGLGNTARNVGWNNWLELSRDAVFVRALGNNALLAVLSILIQLPLGLLLAVALGRASRGSAFLRIVYVVPLLMSSVAIGTVFRNLYDPNFGAINVGLRALHLDALAQDWLGDPRFALLSVIAVICWQSIPFYMLLFMAGLSSMPAELSEAATLDGASPRVVFWRITLPFLQGTIRSAAVLSLIGALRYFDLVYVMTGGGPTNASELMATYMYRTVFSGFNIGYGAAISSAMFLIVVVVAGLALRLTRRYQTEV